From Agromyces sp. SYSU T00194, a single genomic window includes:
- a CDS encoding MFS transporter, translated as MTDPTPPGRAAFARFWGASAISSFGTAVTAVAMPVLVVQVLGATPFEVGIVNAAQFVPYAVVGLIAGVFADRWRRRPLLVWASIGRALSLGAIVVLWLLGALEIWMLVVALLAFGTFAVFGFAATQSLLPRLVPRTRLVHANARLDQTDAASQTLGPAVGGGLVGLLGAPVAIAVDAVSYLVEAALSASIPVEEPRPEPRRRHLGAEIRDGLRWTYRHPTLGPMAWSTHVWFLANGAALTLLSLIALRSLGFSAFTFGVLLAVFGATSLLGATLAPRAGIRLGTGRTVVLARAAYPAAWLLVLAAPAPVVGDALVFVALGLLGLAAGVENANEMGIWQSITPDELLGRTNATRRSVNRTAAAVGAVLAGLAAGLVGEWPVLVAVIVVFAAAALVAGFSPIWTERLDD; from the coding sequence ATGACGGACCCGACCCCTCCCGGTCGCGCGGCGTTCGCCCGGTTCTGGGGCGCGTCGGCGATCAGCTCGTTCGGCACGGCCGTCACCGCGGTCGCCATGCCCGTGCTGGTCGTGCAGGTGCTGGGCGCGACGCCGTTCGAGGTCGGCATCGTGAACGCCGCCCAGTTCGTGCCCTACGCGGTGGTCGGCCTGATCGCGGGCGTGTTCGCCGACCGCTGGCGGCGCCGGCCGCTGCTCGTGTGGGCGAGCATCGGCCGGGCACTCTCGCTGGGCGCGATCGTCGTGCTGTGGCTGCTCGGCGCGCTCGAGATCTGGATGCTGGTCGTCGCGCTGCTCGCGTTCGGCACGTTCGCGGTGTTCGGGTTCGCCGCCACGCAGTCGCTGCTGCCACGGCTCGTGCCGCGCACTCGACTCGTGCACGCCAACGCGAGACTCGACCAGACGGATGCCGCGTCGCAGACGCTCGGCCCCGCGGTCGGCGGTGGCCTCGTCGGCCTCCTCGGCGCGCCCGTGGCGATCGCCGTCGACGCGGTGAGCTACCTCGTCGAGGCTGCGCTGTCCGCGAGCATCCCCGTCGAGGAGCCTCGGCCCGAGCCCCGCCGGCGCCACCTGGGTGCGGAGATCCGCGACGGGCTGCGCTGGACCTACCGGCATCCGACCCTCGGCCCCATGGCGTGGTCGACCCACGTGTGGTTCCTCGCCAACGGCGCCGCGCTGACGCTGCTCTCGCTGATCGCCCTGCGCTCGCTCGGGTTCTCGGCGTTCACGTTCGGCGTGCTGCTCGCGGTGTTCGGCGCCACCAGCCTGCTGGGTGCGACGCTCGCGCCTCGCGCCGGCATCCGACTCGGCACAGGACGCACCGTCGTGCTCGCTCGCGCTGCCTACCCGGCGGCGTGGCTGCTCGTGCTCGCGGCACCCGCCCCGGTCGTCGGCGACGCCCTCGTGTTCGTCGCCCTCGGGCTGCTCGGTCTCGCCGCCGGTGTCGAGAACGCCAACGAGATGGGCATCTGGCAGAGCATCACCCCCGACGAGCTCCTCGGCCGCACCAACGCGACCCGTCGCTCGGTCAACCGCACCGCCGCCGCAGTCGGCGCCGTGCTGGCGGGCCTCGCCGCCGGCCTCGTCGGCGAGTGGCCCGTGCTCGTCGCCGTCATCGTGGTCTTCGCGGCGGCGGCGCTCGTCGCCGGATTCTCGCCGATCTGGACCGAGCGACTCGACGACTGA
- a CDS encoding fucose isomerase — MSTYAVPAPVTRPAAPPKTAYLIASGDLRESANAAGWPTQAAMEADVTAALEQLGWSVVRANGVDPETGHGFISSQRMGLEVFKGIPADAPLIVAEAVWQYSHHVLAGLRTHRGPILTVANFAGDWPGLVGLLGLNAGLTKMGKPYATIWSVDFTDDWFLAGLAEWTETGAITHDASHVRPLPALPDTPEVALGRALGDELLADKAIIGVFDEGCMGMYNAIFDDELLNRTGIYKERLSQSALYAEMLEVTDAAADAARDWLTDRGMTFRFGTDEATELTEAQVRWQMKMYIAALRIADDFGLDAVGIQYQQGLKDLVPASDLAEGVLNSTERPPVFSRDGSRELFPGRAFPHFNEADEGVAVDALITDRVWRAMGLVPDNTLHDVRWGEEYDGEFVWVYEISGSVPASHLGGWDKAEGWRQGPVFFPAGGATINGVSKPGEVVISRVFIAEGILQADVFRGTVVSLPDEETQRRKDATNPEWPIAHVVLHDVTRDQFMARHKANHAQLVYAPDAETADTALIAKAALFDRIGIRVNLVGRVAGL, encoded by the coding sequence ATGAGCACCTACGCCGTACCCGCCCCCGTCACCCGCCCGGCAGCGCCGCCGAAGACGGCCTACCTGATCGCCTCGGGTGATCTCCGGGAGTCGGCGAACGCTGCCGGCTGGCCCACGCAGGCCGCGATGGAGGCGGATGTCACCGCCGCGCTCGAGCAGCTCGGCTGGAGCGTCGTGCGCGCCAACGGGGTCGACCCGGAGACCGGCCACGGCTTCATCTCGAGCCAGCGCATGGGCCTCGAGGTGTTCAAGGGCATTCCCGCGGATGCTCCGCTGATCGTCGCGGAGGCCGTCTGGCAGTACTCGCACCACGTGCTCGCGGGCCTGCGCACGCACCGCGGCCCGATCCTCACCGTCGCGAACTTCGCCGGCGACTGGCCCGGCCTCGTCGGCCTGCTCGGCCTGAACGCCGGGCTCACCAAGATGGGCAAGCCGTACGCGACGATCTGGTCGGTCGACTTCACCGACGACTGGTTCCTCGCGGGCCTCGCCGAGTGGACGGAGACCGGCGCCATCACCCACGACGCCTCGCACGTGCGGCCGCTGCCCGCACTGCCCGACACCCCCGAGGTCGCCCTCGGCCGCGCCCTCGGCGACGAGCTGCTCGCCGACAAGGCCATCATCGGCGTCTTCGACGAGGGCTGCATGGGCATGTACAACGCGATCTTCGACGACGAGCTGCTGAACCGCACCGGCATCTACAAGGAGCGGCTGTCGCAGTCGGCGCTCTACGCCGAGATGCTCGAGGTGACGGATGCGGCCGCCGACGCCGCCCGCGACTGGTTGACCGACCGCGGCATGACCTTCCGCTTCGGCACCGACGAGGCGACCGAGCTGACCGAGGCCCAGGTGCGCTGGCAGATGAAGATGTACATCGCCGCACTGCGCATCGCCGACGACTTCGGACTGGATGCCGTGGGCATCCAGTACCAGCAGGGGCTGAAGGACCTCGTCCCGGCGTCCGACCTCGCCGAGGGCGTGCTGAACTCGACCGAGCGCCCGCCGGTGTTCTCCCGCGACGGGTCCCGCGAGCTGTTCCCGGGTCGCGCCTTCCCGCACTTCAACGAGGCCGACGAGGGCGTCGCGGTCGACGCGCTCATCACCGACCGGGTGTGGCGCGCGATGGGCCTCGTGCCCGACAACACCCTGCACGACGTGCGCTGGGGCGAGGAGTACGACGGCGAGTTCGTCTGGGTCTACGAGATCTCGGGCTCGGTGCCGGCATCGCACCTCGGCGGCTGGGACAAGGCCGAGGGGTGGCGTCAGGGTCCGGTGTTCTTCCCGGCCGGCGGCGCGACCATCAACGGCGTCTCCAAGCCCGGCGAGGTCGTGATCTCCCGCGTGTTCATCGCCGAGGGCATCCTGCAGGCCGACGTCTTCCGCGGCACCGTCGTCTCGCTGCCCGACGAGGAGACCCAGCGCCGCAAGGACGCCACCAACCCGGAGTGGCCGATCGCGCACGTGGTGCTGCACGACGTGACCCGCGACCAGTTCATGGCCCGGCACAAGGCGAACCACGCCCAGCTCGTCTACGCGCCCGACGCCGAGACCGCCGACACGGCGCTCATCGCGAAGGCCGCGCTGTTCGACCGCATCGGCATCCGCGTCAACCTCGTCGGCCGGGTCGCGGGACTCTAG
- a CDS encoding transaldolase family protein — MPAAPVLYVDSADVDRVGPLLRDGLVAGVTTNPTILERGGRRIGDLPELYARWVEEGAGEVFFQTWGDSTAEMLAHADEILALGDRVAVKVPATRDGFAATRTLVGNGATVLVTAVYSVAQALASAAYGARYIAPYHGRLRDAGIDGTELIRRMQAVCEGSQTDVLAASLRSPDDIVALREAGVPFFTAAPDVILGLLHDDISERSAADFAAAVERIS, encoded by the coding sequence ATGCCCGCGGCACCAGTCCTCTACGTCGACAGCGCCGACGTCGACCGCGTGGGTCCGCTCCTGCGCGACGGCCTCGTCGCGGGCGTCACGACCAACCCCACGATCCTCGAGCGCGGCGGCCGTCGCATCGGCGACCTGCCCGAGCTCTACGCGCGCTGGGTCGAGGAGGGCGCCGGCGAGGTGTTCTTCCAGACCTGGGGCGACAGCACGGCCGAGATGCTCGCGCACGCCGACGAGATCCTCGCGCTCGGCGACCGCGTGGCGGTGAAGGTGCCGGCGACGCGCGACGGGTTCGCGGCCACCCGCACGCTCGTCGGCAACGGTGCGACGGTGCTCGTCACCGCGGTCTACTCGGTGGCCCAGGCGCTGGCGAGCGCGGCGTACGGCGCACGCTACATCGCGCCGTACCACGGCCGGCTGCGGGACGCGGGCATCGACGGCACGGAGCTGATCCGGCGGATGCAGGCGGTGTGCGAGGGCTCGCAGACCGACGTGCTCGCCGCGAGCCTGCGATCGCCCGATGACATCGTCGCGCTCCGCGAGGCCGGCGTGCCGTTCTTCACCGCTGCGCCGGACGTCATCCTCGGCCTGCTGCACGACGACATCAGCGAGCGTTCCGCCGCGGACTTCGCCGCGGCGGTCGAGCGCATCTCCTAG
- a CDS encoding GntR family transcriptional regulator, with product MNRPTTDADAPVAPSAIDRKSAAPMYDQLRRLIIDGIAERSLRPGDLLPGELRLCEQYGISRTVVRQALAQLEHEGVIERVKGKGTFVARPKTSETLVHTLIGLYEDVERRGGHVHSDVLRHEREAASAEVAEALEVEPGDEVVALERLRYVDGEPWSLSTTWMPGRVGEVTLGRDLTDASLYRVLAEHGIEAVEGVRSAEATVASPEQVRLLALAPGSAVLLLRSVSRDADGVPIEYFIAHHRGDRSRFEFQLRADRSSAALVPVSAAG from the coding sequence ATGAACCGGCCCACCACCGACGCGGACGCACCGGTCGCCCCCTCGGCGATCGACCGCAAGTCCGCCGCGCCGATGTACGACCAGCTCCGCCGACTCATCATCGACGGGATCGCGGAGCGCAGCCTGCGTCCGGGCGACCTGCTGCCCGGCGAGCTGCGCCTCTGCGAGCAGTACGGCATCTCCCGCACGGTCGTGCGGCAGGCGCTCGCCCAGCTCGAGCACGAGGGCGTGATCGAACGGGTGAAGGGCAAGGGCACCTTCGTCGCGCGGCCGAAGACGAGCGAGACGCTCGTGCACACGCTCATCGGCCTCTACGAGGACGTGGAGCGTCGCGGCGGCCACGTCCACAGCGACGTGCTGCGGCACGAGCGCGAGGCGGCCTCGGCCGAGGTGGCGGAGGCCCTCGAGGTGGAGCCGGGAGACGAGGTCGTCGCCCTCGAGCGGCTCCGCTACGTCGACGGCGAGCCGTGGTCGCTCTCGACCACCTGGATGCCCGGTCGGGTCGGCGAGGTCACCCTCGGACGCGACCTCACCGATGCATCCCTCTACCGCGTGCTCGCCGAGCACGGCATCGAGGCCGTCGAGGGCGTCCGCTCGGCCGAGGCCACGGTCGCCAGCCCCGAGCAGGTGCGCCTGCTCGCCCTCGCGCCCGGCTCCGCCGTGCTGCTGCTGCGGAGCGTGAGCCGGGACGCCGACGGCGTGCCCATCGAGTACTTCATCGCCCACCACCGCGGCGACCGCAGCCGCTTCGAGTTCCAGCTCCGAGCCGACCGGTCGAGCGCCGCGCTGGTCCCGGTCTCGGCGGCGGGCTGA
- a CDS encoding oxygenase MpaB family protein codes for MTIEDTNAPTRRAERERLDALPTPTLQKAASPFIAVGSAANIIMQLSWPAVGYGVKDSVVESALFRDPERRRRTTLGFIAVAVFGNAEERAAFRRATNRSHAQVRSPEGAKPAYNAFDPELQRWVAACLYIGFEDAYEAVWGELDDSTREAMYAEGVVLGGMLQMPADMWPADRAAFQEYWEDGLERAHIDDSVRAYLTSVMRLEYLPKPPRRALVRLRELATAGSLPPQLREQMQLPWSEKHARRFRRFSRTVAWVVRRMPQRRRTAMFTDILDDVRLRMAEGRPIFE; via the coding sequence ATGACGATCGAAGACACGAACGCGCCGACGCGGCGCGCCGAGCGCGAGCGGCTCGATGCGCTGCCCACGCCGACGCTGCAGAAGGCGGCATCGCCGTTCATCGCGGTCGGCAGTGCCGCGAACATCATCATGCAGTTGTCCTGGCCCGCGGTCGGCTACGGGGTGAAGGACAGCGTCGTCGAGTCGGCCCTGTTCCGCGACCCCGAGCGCCGCCGTCGCACGACGCTGGGGTTCATCGCGGTCGCCGTGTTCGGCAACGCCGAGGAGCGCGCCGCGTTCCGGCGCGCGACGAACCGCTCGCACGCCCAGGTGCGTTCGCCCGAGGGCGCGAAGCCGGCCTACAACGCCTTCGACCCCGAATTGCAGCGCTGGGTCGCGGCGTGCCTCTACATCGGGTTCGAAGACGCCTATGAGGCCGTGTGGGGCGAACTCGACGACAGCACCCGCGAGGCGATGTACGCCGAGGGCGTGGTGCTCGGCGGCATGCTGCAGATGCCCGCCGACATGTGGCCCGCCGACCGAGCGGCCTTCCAGGAGTACTGGGAGGACGGCCTCGAGCGCGCGCACATCGACGACTCGGTGCGCGCCTACCTCACCAGCGTCATGCGCCTCGAGTACCTGCCGAAGCCGCCGCGGCGCGCACTCGTGCGACTGCGCGAGCTGGCCACGGCCGGCAGCCTCCCCCCGCAGCTCCGCGAGCAGATGCAGCTTCCCTGGAGCGAGAAGCACGCGCGCAGGTTCCGTCGCTTCTCGCGCACGGTCGCCTGGGTGGTCCGGCGGATGCCCCAGAGGCGACGCACCGCGATGTTCACCGACATCCTCGACGACGTGAGGCTCCGCATGGCCGAGGGGCGACCGATCTTCGAGTGA
- a CDS encoding VOC family protein yields MRLHHVQVSMPRGEEELARRFYADALGLVEVDKPADLAKRGGCWFRALDGETVVAEIHLGVDDPFIAAKKAHPALVLDSVRELEALGERVARMGFEVSWSERTTFDGYERFHAKDGFGNRVEVLTPRAPR; encoded by the coding sequence ATGCGACTGCATCACGTGCAGGTGTCGATGCCGCGGGGCGAGGAGGAGCTTGCGCGGCGGTTCTACGCCGACGCGCTCGGGCTCGTCGAGGTCGACAAGCCCGCAGACCTGGCGAAGCGGGGCGGATGCTGGTTCCGCGCGCTCGACGGAGAGACCGTCGTCGCCGAGATCCATCTCGGTGTCGACGACCCGTTCATCGCGGCGAAGAAGGCGCACCCCGCGCTCGTGCTCGACTCGGTGCGCGAACTCGAAGCGCTCGGCGAGCGGGTGGCGCGCATGGGCTTCGAGGTCTCGTGGTCAGAACGCACGACGTTCGACGGGTACGAGCGGTTCCACGCGAAGGACGGCTTCGGCAACCGCGTGGAGGTGCTGACACCGCGCGCGCCGCGGTAG
- a CDS encoding IMPACT family protein — translation MSTAYPATIAALVERELVVRKSRFIARVEPVASVAEAAAVIAAVRKRYWDAGHNCTAMVTGLRADQARSSDDGEPSGTAGVPMLEVLRRRELTDLVAVVTRYFGGVKLGAGGLVRAYSTAVSDALDEARLVRRLALTQVRVEVPHADAGRFDHLLRDLAQRTGATLGETTYAAQATLELWVPAESLTRVRDEVASASGGTVEAAVGGERVVDVTD, via the coding sequence GTGAGCACCGCGTACCCCGCCACCATCGCGGCCCTCGTGGAGCGCGAACTGGTCGTGCGGAAATCGCGCTTCATCGCACGGGTCGAGCCCGTGGCATCCGTCGCCGAGGCCGCTGCCGTCATCGCGGCTGTGCGCAAGCGGTACTGGGACGCCGGGCACAACTGCACGGCTATGGTCACCGGCCTGCGCGCCGACCAGGCGCGCTCGTCCGACGACGGCGAGCCGTCGGGCACTGCCGGCGTCCCGATGCTCGAGGTGCTGCGCCGACGCGAGCTCACCGACCTCGTCGCCGTGGTGACCCGCTACTTCGGCGGGGTGAAGCTCGGGGCCGGCGGGCTGGTGCGGGCCTACTCGACGGCGGTGTCGGATGCCCTCGACGAGGCGCGGCTCGTGCGACGCCTCGCGCTGACGCAGGTGCGCGTCGAGGTGCCGCACGCCGACGCCGGTCGGTTCGACCACCTGCTGCGCGACCTGGCGCAGCGCACGGGCGCGACGCTCGGCGAGACGACGTACGCGGCACAGGCCACGCTCGAGCTCTGGGTGCCCGCCGAGTCGCTGACGCGCGTGCGCGATGAAGTCGCCTCCGCATCGGGCGGCACGGTCGAGGCTGCCGTGGGCGGCGAGCGTGTCGTCGACGTGACCGACTGA
- a CDS encoding RES domain-containing protein — MTSTDASLPQVARGAVPFCTVTGTCYRAVDPRYRSAALAGSRAAGRFSPPGAPALYLSSSPEGVATAMIAHRSARSAELDVLGFRVAATRIVDLRDHALLAGLDIDPADAAAPWQEIVADGGTPPSWQVRDRLVELGAHGLIDPSRKRPGLWHLTLFEWDDRVVSPLA; from the coding sequence GTGACGTCGACGGATGCCTCCCTGCCACAGGTCGCTCGCGGCGCGGTCCCCTTCTGCACGGTGACCGGCACCTGCTACCGCGCCGTCGACCCCCGCTACCGGTCTGCTGCCCTCGCCGGGTCGCGCGCAGCGGGCCGCTTCTCACCGCCCGGCGCCCCCGCGCTCTACCTCAGTTCGTCTCCCGAGGGCGTCGCCACAGCGATGATCGCGCACCGGTCGGCCCGGTCTGCGGAACTCGACGTGCTCGGGTTCCGCGTGGCGGCGACGCGCATCGTCGACCTGCGCGACCACGCCCTGCTCGCCGGCCTCGACATCGACCCCGCCGACGCGGCGGCACCGTGGCAGGAGATCGTCGCCGACGGCGGCACTCCGCCCTCCTGGCAGGTGCGCGATCGCCTGGTCGAGCTCGGCGCGCACGGGCTGATCGACCCGTCGCGTAAGCGACCCGGACTCTGGCACCTCACGCTGTTCGAGTGGGACGACCGGGTGGTCTCGCCGTTGGCGTAG
- a CDS encoding LacI family DNA-binding transcriptional regulator, producing the protein MATIYDVARRAGVSPATVSRVFNGVPVSEAKTAAVRRAAQELRFVPNRTARTLRTQSAQAIALVIPDIENPYFTEMARGIEDAASDAGYSVVLCNSDGDPVKEAAYLDIAASAHMAGLIIAAAGPGTDVSSFIAAGRPVIAVDRRGGLDVDSVVMANRDAGAQATAHLWEAGYRRIACITGPEDIETARERALGWADALEQRGAAADPALLRYSTFGVDGGRDALDGIRAAGEPEPDAYIAGNNLLGVGVLQRLAERDLTPPRVGVAVIGSLPYATLPRETATVVRLPAREMGTTAARMLLERLAGDVEAARTITLRGELLPGARAT; encoded by the coding sequence ATGGCCACCATCTACGACGTCGCGCGACGTGCAGGGGTCTCGCCGGCGACGGTGTCGCGCGTCTTCAACGGCGTGCCGGTCTCCGAGGCGAAGACCGCGGCGGTGCGCCGTGCCGCCCAGGAGCTGCGCTTCGTGCCGAACCGCACGGCGCGCACGCTGCGCACGCAGAGCGCCCAGGCGATCGCGCTGGTCATCCCCGACATCGAGAACCCGTACTTCACCGAGATGGCGCGCGGCATCGAGGACGCGGCATCCGACGCCGGCTACTCGGTCGTGCTCTGCAACTCCGACGGAGACCCCGTGAAGGAGGCGGCGTACCTCGACATCGCGGCGTCCGCGCACATGGCCGGCCTGATCATCGCGGCTGCGGGGCCGGGCACGGACGTGTCGTCGTTCATCGCAGCGGGCCGCCCCGTGATCGCCGTCGACCGCCGCGGAGGGCTGGACGTCGACTCGGTCGTCATGGCCAATCGTGATGCCGGCGCGCAGGCGACCGCGCACCTGTGGGAGGCCGGCTACCGGCGCATCGCGTGCATCACCGGGCCGGAGGACATCGAGACGGCGCGCGAGCGCGCGCTCGGCTGGGCGGACGCGCTGGAGCAGCGCGGGGCCGCCGCGGACCCCGCGCTGCTGCGGTACTCGACCTTCGGCGTCGACGGCGGGCGCGACGCGCTCGACGGGATCCGGGCCGCCGGCGAGCCGGAGCCCGACGCGTACATCGCGGGCAACAACCTCCTGGGCGTGGGCGTCCTGCAGCGGCTCGCCGAGCGCGACCTGACGCCGCCCCGGGTGGGCGTCGCGGTCATCGGCTCGCTGCCGTATGCGACCCTCCCGCGCGAGACCGCGACCGTGGTGCGCCTGCCCGCGCGCGAGATGGGCACCACCGCGGCGCGGATGCTGCTCGAGCGGCTCGCCGGCGATGTCGAGGCGGCCAGAACCATCACGCTGCGGGGCGAGCTCCTGCCCGGCGCCCGCGCCACCTGA
- a CDS encoding ribokinase yields MPRSEPTASTGVVVVGSVTADLTTFSQRLPVPGETILGDDFTLVLGGKGANQIVAAGRAGADACFVGCVGSDLFRDMIVDGLRDSGVDISHLRTVPGPTGIAHIRVDASAQNDIVMVPLANAALSVEQVDAALEALGTRAGVLLTQLEIPADLAAHAIRTGHARGLTVVLDPAPAAALPEELWSSVDIVTPNESEASVITGIDVVDPASAVRAAHWFLERGVTAAVVTLAGAGAMLVTAEGERLIPPFPVEAVDTTAAGDAFSGYLGAALAEGRSLEDAVVRAAAAGALTVTARGASPSLPTRDRVEEFLREHAHAATKEHSA; encoded by the coding sequence ATGCCGAGGTCGGAACCCACCGCGTCGACGGGGGTGGTCGTGGTCGGAAGCGTCACCGCGGACCTCACGACGTTCTCGCAACGACTGCCCGTGCCGGGGGAGACCATCCTCGGCGACGACTTCACGCTGGTGCTCGGCGGGAAGGGGGCGAACCAGATCGTCGCCGCCGGACGCGCGGGCGCCGATGCGTGCTTCGTCGGCTGCGTCGGCTCCGACCTGTTCCGCGACATGATCGTCGACGGCCTCCGCGACTCGGGCGTGGACATCTCCCACCTGCGCACCGTCCCGGGCCCGACCGGCATCGCGCACATCCGCGTCGATGCATCCGCGCAGAACGACATCGTCATGGTCCCGCTCGCGAACGCGGCCCTCAGCGTGGAGCAGGTCGACGCGGCGCTCGAGGCGCTCGGCACGCGCGCGGGCGTGCTGCTCACCCAGCTGGAGATCCCCGCGGACCTCGCCGCGCACGCCATCCGCACCGGTCACGCCCGCGGCCTCACGGTCGTCCTCGACCCGGCGCCGGCGGCGGCGCTGCCCGAGGAGCTGTGGTCGTCGGTCGACATCGTCACGCCCAACGAGAGCGAGGCGAGCGTCATCACGGGCATCGACGTCGTCGATCCCGCGTCGGCCGTCCGCGCCGCGCACTGGTTCCTCGAGCGCGGGGTCACGGCCGCGGTCGTCACCCTCGCGGGGGCCGGCGCCATGCTCGTCACGGCCGAGGGCGAGCGGCTCATCCCGCCGTTCCCCGTCGAGGCCGTCGACACGACCGCCGCCGGCGACGCCTTCTCGGGCTACCTCGGGGCCGCCCTCGCGGAGGGCCGCTCCCTGGAGGACGCGGTCGTGCGCGCAGCCGCCGCGGGGGCGCTCACCGTCACCGCACGCGGCGCATCGCCCAGCCTGCCGACCCGTGACCGGGTCGAGGAGTTCCTGCGCGAACACGCCCACGCAGCCACGAAGGAGCACTCCGCATGA
- a CDS encoding MBL fold metallo-hydrolase, with protein MSKLREVAPGVLVATSRRMATSSTVLAGGGESLLIDPAWLPDELDALAAELRQRDLRVIGGFATHAHHDHLLWHPGFGDAPRWASRTTADLAARERNVLVEHLGADFPAPLVDLMGRVQGVAEQLPDASMPDGLDLELLVHDGHAPGHTAVWLPRRRVLVAGDMLSDVELPLPFFPDDLPAYREALDRLAPFAARADIVVPGHGSVGADALARLDADRRYLDEMVRHGASDDPRIGNPGMREEYEHLLRMVRG; from the coding sequence GTGTCGAAGCTTCGCGAGGTCGCGCCGGGCGTGCTGGTCGCCACGAGCCGCAGGATGGCGACCAGCTCCACGGTGCTCGCCGGTGGAGGCGAGTCGTTGCTCATCGACCCCGCCTGGCTGCCCGACGAGCTCGATGCGCTGGCCGCCGAGCTCCGGCAGCGGGACCTGCGCGTGATCGGCGGGTTCGCGACCCACGCTCACCACGATCACCTGCTCTGGCACCCGGGCTTCGGGGACGCCCCGCGCTGGGCATCGCGCACGACCGCGGACCTCGCCGCTCGTGAGCGGAACGTGCTCGTCGAGCACCTCGGCGCCGACTTCCCGGCGCCGCTCGTCGACCTCATGGGGCGGGTGCAGGGCGTCGCCGAGCAGCTTCCGGATGCCTCGATGCCCGACGGTCTCGACCTCGAACTGCTCGTGCACGACGGCCACGCTCCGGGGCACACGGCGGTGTGGCTTCCCCGGCGACGCGTGCTCGTGGCCGGAGACATGCTGAGCGACGTCGAGCTGCCACTGCCGTTCTTCCCGGACGACCTGCCGGCGTACCGCGAGGCACTCGATCGACTCGCCCCGTTCGCGGCCCGCGCCGACATCGTCGTGCCCGGGCACGGGAGCGTCGGCGCAGACGCGCTCGCCCGCCTGGATGCGGACCGCCGCTACCTCGACGAGATGGTGCGACACGGGGCATCCGACGACCCTCGCATCGGCAACCCGGGCATGCGCGAGGAGTACGAGCACCTGCTGCGAATGGTGCGCGGCTGA
- the rbsD gene encoding D-ribose pyranase gives MRRTDTTINPALSRVISETGHTDLLVVTDAGLPIPPGSERIDLAYRPGAPAFLDVLDTVLAELVVEGATVSAEVADRSPEVLEAIRERLPGIEVELVPHVEFKRRTHDARAFVRSGEFTPYANVILHAGVAY, from the coding sequence ATGAGGAGGACCGACACCACGATCAATCCCGCGCTCTCGCGCGTGATCAGCGAGACGGGGCACACCGACCTGCTCGTGGTGACCGACGCCGGACTCCCGATCCCCCCAGGCAGCGAGCGCATCGACCTCGCCTACCGTCCCGGCGCGCCCGCATTCCTCGACGTGCTCGACACCGTGCTTGCGGAACTCGTCGTCGAGGGCGCGACGGTGTCCGCCGAGGTCGCGGATCGCAGCCCGGAGGTGCTCGAGGCGATCCGCGAGCGGCTCCCCGGCATCGAGGTCGAACTGGTTCCGCACGTGGAGTTCAAGCGGCGCACGCACGACGCACGCGCCTTCGTGCGGTCGGGCGAGTTCACCCCGTACGCCAACGTGATCCTCCACGCGGGGGTGGCGTACTGA
- a CDS encoding type II toxin-antitoxin system VapB family antitoxin: MTRTNIDIDDELIAEAMSRFDLSTKREAVDFALRRLVGVQLSTEALLGLRGSGWGGDVDEIRDDNDPWREQ, from the coding sequence ATGACGCGCACAAACATCGACATCGATGATGAGCTCATCGCCGAGGCGATGAGTCGGTTCGATCTGTCCACGAAGCGAGAAGCCGTCGACTTCGCGCTGCGCCGACTGGTCGGGGTGCAGCTCAGCACGGAGGCGCTCCTGGGGCTGCGCGGGAGTGGTTGGGGCGGGGACGTCGACGAGATTCGCGACGACAACGACCCGTGGCGCGAGCAGTGA
- the vapC gene encoding type II toxin-antitoxin system VapC family toxin, whose amino-acid sequence MARAVILVDTSAWIEFLRDTDDPVVAELAEAIGSGTEVAITEPIIMELLAGATSPQLEHSIGALVNGLPVVPVDGELDYRAAAQLSVASRRNGHPIRSLVDCLIAAVALRRGLTVLHRDRDFEFLAQISPLRTQTP is encoded by the coding sequence GTGGCGCGAGCAGTGATCCTCGTCGACACGTCCGCCTGGATCGAGTTTCTTCGTGATACCGACGACCCCGTCGTCGCCGAGCTCGCTGAGGCGATCGGGTCCGGCACCGAGGTGGCGATCACCGAGCCGATCATCATGGAGTTGCTCGCCGGCGCGACCTCGCCGCAACTCGAGCACAGCATCGGCGCGCTCGTGAACGGACTGCCCGTCGTGCCGGTGGACGGCGAGCTCGACTATCGTGCAGCGGCACAGCTCTCCGTCGCATCGCGCCGGAACGGCCACCCGATTCGAAGTCTCGTCGACTGCCTCATCGCGGCGGTCGCGCTCAGGCGAGGGCTGACCGTGCTGCATCGCGACCGAGACTTCGAGTTCCTCGCCCAGATCAGTCCGCTGCGCACGCAGACTCCGTGA